The following proteins are encoded in a genomic region of Palaemon carinicauda isolate YSFRI2023 chromosome 19, ASM3689809v2, whole genome shotgun sequence:
- the LOC137659010 gene encoding uncharacterized protein — translation MPDEKPWCFKCWGIGHISRYCAAPEKCAFCAAEHDSRTCPHRPPVPPIVVDSSSASTSTPLPLPTPDSSHWKCPRCNEPGVNVWHGCTRRSGSASDQLIAQQLPVPSIKPTVTASSQVTTLRNAVDVLKSRCDSLTSRFEAIESRIESMDTRIDSLVTSFDNLTSKFATNDNTLQSLVEAQQVVITSVTTLTEKLDSLATHLESVTNPHTGPLPRDTPPMHTRVTTASSSSRRSSKGHVR, via the coding sequence ATGCCAGACGAAAAGCCATGGTGTTTCAAATGCTGgggtatcggtcacatctcacgatactgtgctgcccctgaaaagtgtgcattttgtgctgctgagcatgacagtcggACCTGCCCTCATCGGCCCCCTGTACCACCCATAGTGGTTGACAGTTCTTCAGCATCAACATCAACCCCATTACCTCTACCTACACCGGACTCCTCGCATTGGAAATGCCCAAGATGTAATGAGCCTGGAGTCAATGTGTGGCATGGCTGTACCAGGCGTTCAGGCTCTGCATCGGACCAGCTTATTGCACAACAGCTTCCAGTGCCATCAATCAAACCCACTGTTACTGCCTCCTCACAAGTGACTACACTTCgtaatgctgtagatgtcctcaagtctcgatgtgactcccttacatcacgttttgaagccattgaatctcGTATAGAGAGCATGGATACTCGCATTGACAGTCTCGTAACCTCCTTTGACAATCTAACTTCCAAATTTGCTACTAATGATAACACACTACAATCTCTTGTTGAAGCTCAGCAGGTTGTTATCACATCAGTTACTACACTAACTGAGAAACTTGACTCACTTGCTACACATCTTGAGAGTGTTACTAATCCTCATACAGGACCTTTGCCACGTGATACACCACCAATGCATACCCGTGTCACCACTGCCTCTTCATCTAGTCGCCGTTCTTCCAAGGGACATGTTCGATaa